A window of Chloracidobacterium sp. N contains these coding sequences:
- the lspA gene encoding signal peptidase II: MGTSDAGRREPSCRHFLVAGGLVVLDQASKLWVYWALRPTDTIIRVIPGCFQLRYAENPGIAFSLLDSGTPAMRLTLLVVAICAAVGVGLYLWWTPADRRLLRWTLTCLLGGILGNAIDRVVHGAVIDFLDFHWGAWHFPTFNLADSCITVGAVMLALDTFGELWRPSRTET; encoded by the coding sequence GTGGGCACTTCTGACGCGGGCCGTCGGGAGCCGTCCTGCCGCCACTTTCTTGTTGCCGGCGGACTGGTGGTTCTCGACCAGGCCAGCAAGCTGTGGGTGTACTGGGCGCTGCGTCCGACGGATACCATCATCCGCGTCATACCCGGATGTTTCCAACTGCGCTACGCCGAAAACCCCGGTATTGCGTTCAGCCTGCTGGACAGCGGCACGCCGGCCATGCGGCTGACACTGCTCGTGGTGGCCATCTGTGCGGCCGTGGGCGTCGGGCTGTACCTCTGGTGGACGCCGGCCGACCGCCGGCTGCTGCGCTGGACGCTGACCTGCCTGCTGGGCGGCATTCTGGGCAATGCCATTGACCGCGTCGTGCACGGCGCGGTCATTGATTTTCTCGATTTCCACTGGGGAGCGTGGCACTTTCCCACCTTCAACCTGGCGGATAGCTGCATCACCGTCGGGGCCGTCATGCTGGCGCTGGACACCTTTGGCGAACTGTGGCGGCCGTCCCGGACGGAGACCTGA
- a CDS encoding M20/M25/M40 family metallo-hydrolase — MSVTLAGDTPETVVEALSGTPLMRRLTAYLTTTADAITREHLAVTEIPAPPFHEAARAAFVADRLRDSGLSSVWQDAEGNVYGWLPGTEKTLARAPIVLAAHLDTVFPPGTDVNVRVQGTRLCAPGIADNACGVAGLLALARAFVTQSVQFSGPVCFVGTVGEEGSGNLRGARAVVEQFPHMRSFIALDGPGLEHITCRAIGSRRFCVTFHGPGGHSWADFGTVNPVHALGEFISRVRRLPLRRGATCTVAIASGGSAINAIPAMAQGEVDCRAHRMADLDALEHALQLAAVEAQQAEIQHATRQRRLSVAVQRLGERPAGETPSTSPLVQCAIAATRACGRRPVLESGSTDANVPMALGIPAIAIGVGGEYGGCHTLEEWYDPVGRPQALVRAALLVLALDQLVAASPEVARPLAASHAVSSLPEPE, encoded by the coding sequence GTGTCTGTGACGCTTGCCGGGGACACACCGGAAACCGTCGTCGAGGCGCTGTCCGGGACGCCGCTGATGCGGCGCCTGACGGCGTATCTGACAACGACTGCCGATGCCATCACCCGCGAGCATCTGGCCGTCACGGAAATTCCCGCGCCCCCTTTTCACGAAGCGGCCCGGGCGGCCTTTGTTGCCGACCGCCTGCGCGACAGCGGACTGTCTTCCGTCTGGCAGGATGCCGAAGGCAACGTCTATGGCTGGCTGCCGGGGACGGAAAAGACGCTGGCCCGCGCGCCCATCGTGCTTGCCGCCCATCTTGACACGGTGTTTCCGCCCGGAACGGATGTGAACGTCCGGGTGCAGGGAACGCGCCTCTGCGCGCCGGGCATTGCCGACAATGCCTGTGGTGTAGCCGGACTGCTTGCTCTGGCGCGCGCCTTTGTCACCCAGTCCGTCCAGTTCTCCGGCCCGGTGTGTTTCGTGGGAACCGTCGGGGAGGAAGGCAGTGGCAATCTGCGCGGCGCGCGCGCCGTCGTGGAGCAGTTTCCCCACATGCGGAGTTTCATCGCCCTGGACGGGCCCGGACTGGAGCACATCACCTGCCGCGCCATTGGCTCACGGCGTTTCTGTGTGACCTTTCACGGCCCGGGTGGTCACTCCTGGGCTGACTTTGGCACGGTGAATCCGGTTCACGCGCTGGGTGAGTTCATCAGCCGGGTGCGGCGTTTGCCCCTTCGCCGGGGCGCAACCTGTACGGTGGCTATTGCCAGCGGCGGCAGTGCCATCAATGCCATTCCGGCAATGGCCCAGGGGGAAGTGGACTGCCGGGCGCACCGGATGGCCGACCTGGATGCACTCGAACACGCGCTCCAGTTGGCGGCCGTCGAAGCCCAGCAGGCCGAAATACAGCATGCAACCCGGCAGCGTCGCCTGTCGGTGGCCGTGCAGCGTCTGGGCGAGCGTCCGGCGGGAGAGACACCTTCCACCTCGCCGCTGGTGCAGTGCGCCATCGCTGCCACCCGTGCCTGTGGCCGGCGTCCGGTGCTGGAGAGCGGCTCGACGGATGCCAATGTGCCTATGGCTCTGGGAATTCCGGCGATTGCCATTGGTGTTGGCGGTGAGTATGGCGGTTGCCATACCTTGGAGGAATGGTATGACCCGGTTGGGCGTCCGCAGGCGTTGGTGCGGGCCGCTCTGCTGGTGTTGGCCCTGGATCAGTTGGTGGCAGCATCGCCGGAGGTCGCCCGGCCGCTGGCGGCATCACACGCTGTTTCGTCCCTGCCCGAGCCCGAATGA
- a CDS encoding GspE/PulE family protein, translating to MLPSAEEADRELAAARELARRYRLEFVDLTTAELDYDLIHSHPVDLMTRYKFVPLRQENGRLLAAMADPTNLDALDELSAQLKVRIKPAVATRSAIETALRRGDSAQRVLQDATESFRIKLVKETDQGEQDLDLDRLADETAPVIKLVDTIVLTALERRVSDIHIEAHESEVHVKYRIDGALYPAMNPIDASYHQMLVSRIKVMSELDIAERRTPQDGRFRVRVKGRTIDFRVSIIPAAFGENCVIRILDKEQINEAFRELTLNVVGFDPHDLARFRRFIKEPYGMVLVTGPTGSGKTTTLYAALNEIANPEDKIITIEDPVEYQLRGIMQIPVNEKKGLTFARGLRAILRHDPDKVMVGEIRDTETAQIAINAALTGHLVFTTVHANNVIDVIGRFVNMGVEVYNFVSSLNCVLAQRLVRQLCPHCKRQYQPTDRELEEAGLNPSKFRDQVFYEAVGCPECNGTGYRGRTAIHEMLDLTDRIRELILDRRPGSEIRRAAREEGLGSLRESALKKVFAGISTLREINRVTFVE from the coding sequence ATGCTTCCCTCGGCCGAGGAAGCCGACCGTGAACTGGCGGCGGCGCGCGAACTGGCGCGGCGCTACCGGCTCGAATTCGTGGATTTGACCACGGCCGAACTGGATTACGACCTCATCCACAGCCATCCGGTGGATTTGATGACCCGGTACAAGTTCGTTCCCCTGCGCCAGGAGAACGGACGGCTGCTGGCGGCCATGGCCGATCCGACCAACCTCGATGCGCTGGATGAGTTGTCAGCCCAGTTGAAGGTACGCATCAAACCGGCCGTCGCCACGCGGTCGGCCATCGAGACCGCCCTGCGCCGGGGGGATTCCGCCCAGCGCGTCCTGCAGGACGCCACGGAGTCGTTCCGCATCAAGCTCGTCAAGGAAACCGACCAGGGCGAGCAGGACCTCGATCTCGACCGCCTGGCGGATGAAACCGCCCCCGTCATCAAGCTCGTGGACACCATCGTGCTGACGGCGCTCGAACGGCGGGTTTCCGACATCCACATCGAGGCCCACGAGTCGGAAGTCCACGTCAAGTACCGCATTGACGGGGCGCTCTATCCGGCGATGAATCCGATTGATGCGAGTTATCACCAGATGCTCGTCTCGCGCATCAAGGTCATGTCGGAACTCGACATTGCCGAGCGCCGGACACCCCAGGACGGACGCTTCCGGGTGCGCGTCAAGGGGCGGACGATTGACTTTCGCGTCTCCATCATCCCGGCTGCCTTTGGTGAAAACTGTGTCATCCGTATTCTGGACAAGGAACAGATCAACGAAGCCTTCCGCGAACTGACGCTCAATGTCGTGGGGTTTGACCCGCATGATCTGGCGCGCTTCCGGCGGTTCATCAAGGAACCCTACGGCATGGTGCTCGTCACCGGGCCGACGGGTTCCGGGAAGACGACGACCCTCTACGCCGCGCTCAACGAAATTGCCAATCCCGAAGACAAGATCATCACCATCGAGGACCCGGTCGAGTACCAACTGCGCGGCATCATGCAGATTCCGGTCAACGAGAAGAAGGGACTCACCTTTGCCCGTGGTTTGCGCGCCATCCTGCGGCACGACCCGGACAAGGTCATGGTTGGCGAAATCCGTGACACCGAAACCGCCCAGATTGCCATCAACGCCGCGCTGACCGGCCACCTGGTTTTCACCACGGTTCACGCCAACAATGTCATTGACGTTATTGGCCGATTCGTCAACATGGGCGTCGAGGTCTATAACTTCGTCAGCTCCCTCAACTGTGTTCTGGCGCAGCGTCTGGTACGGCAGCTCTGCCCCCATTGCAAGCGGCAGTACCAGCCGACGGACCGGGAACTCGAAGAAGCGGGCCTCAATCCAAGCAAGTTTCGGGATCAGGTTTTTTACGAAGCGGTGGGCTGCCCGGAATGCAACGGGACAGGCTACCGGGGACGTACGGCTATTCACGAAATGCTGGACTTGACCGATCGCATCCGGGAACTCATCCTCGACCGGCGCCCCGGCTCGGAGATTCGCCGCGCTGCGCGGGAGGAAGGTTTGGGTTCGCTGCGTGAATCGGCCCTGAAAAAGGTGTTTGCCGGAATTTCGACGTTGCGCGAAATCAACCGCGTGACGTTCGTCGAATGA
- a CDS encoding secretin N-terminal domain-containing protein: MFLFRADWGVLMFQPRLTFRFASDWRRMMALGLATALVIVTLSPAVWAGNGRKYFKEGLKYEAVKQWDKAAELFAQALQEDPRNVEYQLHLQRALFNASMLCATRARQMEEQGDYEGAYHAYREAYRYDQTNEVALAKMKEMLKKQGIEATSQGEPSPYQRTAAEANEAEVRKAAETAARQRYVGRWQGFINQPIETIIRTLCDKMRLNVVFESTTLQQLANTRFTLDIKQDMTAGKALELVLDANGFQYFRVDTRTILIVKRGLGQFPNGGSLAQKYEDSLVKPFYIKNAKLDDIKQMLTLLGPAMAQQVVSVPQSNMLLVRSSGENLKIIERMINTVDRPQAEVVMDVNIYEVTHQEALQLGNQFATTPPAITTPDGGTTLTLTPPSATNLGGIGQGPLLRPASPAGIFSNTLGFGLGLPPSTITALQSRGLGRLISQIQVRAFEDKEGKVNIGQSIPIQIGNPFPTGPGNGQPPGQIFFPGFNQVQYRDVGLNIAVKPHITDDIVQMDISIETSTAPPNTGPQNLTPTISQRKVSGVARVRDGYTALAASVMREDDTDSRTGLPVISFIPVIGRLFSTPSRNKQATHIVITITPHIVRGGAVTEEELKTAFGPLDVSVGVGGLSYGRFLTIDEIVADADREEMREANQLRETPVTVQPTDKPVGTPAAAPPVSGSGENGRFTITTASTTAPPPTVPAAPVVTAPSPMTATSGGSLGATIQPLPVTEPSAAGGVAPNGTATNPAFNPNDPNTQTPTRPNPGPTTPVRAMLMVSPSLRPMVGQVVSVAVILNSDGTNISAASVFLHYNQTVFKLVGIRDGGLLAPGSFQTGDNGGQAFATALVSSGVNTGRPAMGPVAIFDFQVIAPGNADVRLDVLDLRGLTNELIPAIPSPAPPVIAGGTPNGKQ; encoded by the coding sequence ATGTTTTTGTTTCGCGCCGACTGGGGTGTGCTTATGTTTCAACCACGGCTGACGTTTCGTTTCGCATCCGACTGGCGTCGGATGATGGCACTGGGACTGGCAACGGCGTTGGTCATCGTCACGCTGTCACCGGCCGTCTGGGCCGGCAATGGCCGGAAGTATTTCAAGGAAGGTCTCAAGTACGAGGCCGTCAAGCAGTGGGACAAAGCCGCTGAGCTCTTTGCCCAGGCGCTCCAGGAAGACCCACGCAATGTCGAGTATCAGCTTCACCTGCAACGGGCCCTGTTCAACGCCTCGATGTTGTGCGCCACCCGTGCCCGGCAGATGGAAGAGCAGGGGGATTACGAAGGTGCTTATCACGCCTACCGGGAAGCCTACCGCTACGACCAGACCAACGAAGTCGCCCTCGCCAAGATGAAGGAAATGCTGAAGAAGCAGGGCATCGAGGCGACCTCGCAGGGCGAACCTTCACCCTACCAGCGCACGGCGGCCGAAGCCAATGAAGCCGAAGTGCGCAAAGCCGCCGAAACGGCGGCCCGCCAGCGCTATGTGGGACGCTGGCAGGGCTTCATCAACCAGCCGATTGAAACCATCATCCGCACCCTGTGCGACAAAATGCGCCTCAACGTCGTATTTGAAAGCACGACCCTCCAGCAACTGGCCAACACGCGCTTTACGCTCGACATCAAGCAGGACATGACGGCCGGCAAGGCGCTGGAACTCGTCCTCGATGCCAATGGCTTTCAATACTTTCGGGTGGACACCCGGACGATTCTCATCGTCAAGCGGGGGCTGGGACAGTTCCCCAACGGCGGCTCGCTGGCGCAGAAGTACGAAGATTCACTCGTCAAGCCGTTCTACATCAAAAATGCCAAGCTCGATGACATCAAGCAGATGCTGACGCTGCTCGGCCCGGCTATGGCGCAGCAGGTGGTGAGCGTTCCGCAATCGAACATGCTGCTGGTTCGCTCATCGGGCGAGAACCTGAAAATCATCGAGCGGATGATCAACACCGTGGACCGCCCCCAGGCGGAAGTCGTCATGGATGTCAACATCTATGAAGTGACTCACCAGGAAGCCCTTCAGTTGGGGAACCAGTTCGCCACGACACCGCCGGCGATCACGACGCCCGACGGCGGCACCACCCTGACCCTGACGCCGCCCAGCGCCACCAACCTGGGCGGCATTGGACAGGGGCCGCTGCTGCGTCCCGCCTCACCGGCCGGAATCTTCTCCAATACGCTGGGCTTCGGGCTGGGACTGCCGCCTTCGACCATCACCGCGCTGCAAAGTCGCGGGCTGGGGCGGCTGATCTCACAGATTCAGGTGCGCGCTTTCGAGGACAAGGAAGGCAAGGTCAACATCGGCCAGTCCATCCCGATTCAAATCGGCAATCCCTTCCCAACCGGCCCGGGCAACGGACAGCCACCGGGACAAATCTTCTTCCCCGGCTTCAACCAGGTGCAGTACCGTGATGTCGGTTTGAACATTGCGGTCAAACCGCACATTACCGACGACATCGTGCAGATGGACATCTCCATCGAAACCTCTACGGCTCCGCCCAACACCGGGCCGCAGAATCTCACCCCGACGATTTCCCAGCGGAAGGTCAGTGGTGTGGCGCGGGTCCGGGACGGCTACACGGCTTTGGCCGCGAGTGTCATGCGCGAGGACGACACCGACAGCCGGACGGGGCTGCCCGTCATCAGCTTTATTCCGGTCATCGGGCGGCTGTTTTCCACACCGTCACGGAACAAGCAGGCCACCCACATTGTCATCACGATCACGCCACACATCGTACGCGGCGGCGCGGTTACGGAAGAAGAACTCAAAACCGCCTTCGGGCCGCTCGATGTCTCCGTTGGCGTTGGCGGTCTGAGCTACGGCCGGTTTCTCACCATTGATGAGATCGTGGCCGATGCTGACCGCGAGGAAATGCGCGAAGCCAACCAGCTCCGGGAAACACCGGTCACGGTGCAACCAACGGACAAGCCCGTGGGCACCCCGGCGGCCGCGCCGCCGGTAAGCGGCAGTGGTGAAAACGGACGCTTCACCATCACCACGGCGAGTACGACGGCACCACCTCCGACTGTGCCGGCCGCGCCGGTGGTGACGGCCCCCAGTCCGATGACGGCCACGAGTGGCGGAAGCCTTGGGGCCACCATCCAGCCCTTGCCCGTAACCGAGCCATCGGCGGCCGGGGGCGTGGCGCCCAACGGCACGGCAACCAATCCGGCCTTCAATCCAAACGATCCAAACACCCAGACGCCAACCCGGCCGAATCCGGGACCCACCACGCCGGTGCGCGCCATGCTGATGGTGTCCCCAAGCCTGCGCCCGATGGTGGGGCAGGTGGTTTCCGTGGCGGTCATTCTCAACAGCGACGGCACGAACATTTCCGCGGCATCGGTCTTTTTGCACTACAACCAGACCGTCTTCAAACTGGTCGGGATCCGGGATGGCGGGTTGCTGGCGCCCGGCAGCTTCCAGACCGGAGACAACGGCGGGCAGGCTTTTGCCACGGCGCTGGTTTCATCGGGCGTCAACACGGGCCGCCCGGCCATGGGGCCGGTGGCCATTTTTGACTTCCAGGTGATTGCGCCGGGCAATGCCGATGTCCGCCTCGATGTGCTTGACTTGCGCGGCCTGACCAACGAACTCATCCCGGCCATTCCCAGCCCGGCGCCACCGGTCATTGCTGGCGGTACGCCGAACGGCAAGCAGTGA
- a CDS encoding EVE domain-containing protein — protein MSRYWLLKSEPGVFSIDDLQAAPNQTTSWEGVRNYQARNFLRDVMQVGDRAFFYHSNATPPGIAGIVEIVRAGYPDHTAFDPASRYYDPKSDPAQPTWFMVDVRLVQKFPRIIALDELKRTPGLENMLVIQRGMRLSVQPVTEAEWRIVLTLAGEADRPA, from the coding sequence ATGTCACGTTACTGGCTGCTCAAATCGGAACCGGGTGTCTTTTCGATTGACGACCTGCAGGCTGCGCCCAACCAGACGACAAGCTGGGAAGGGGTACGCAACTACCAGGCCCGGAACTTCCTGCGCGATGTGATGCAGGTTGGCGACCGGGCTTTTTTCTACCACAGCAACGCCACCCCGCCGGGGATTGCCGGCATTGTCGAAATCGTACGGGCCGGGTATCCCGACCACACGGCTTTCGACCCGGCGAGCCGTTACTACGATCCGAAAAGCGACCCGGCGCAGCCCACGTGGTTTATGGTGGATGTCCGCCTGGTGCAAAAATTTCCGCGCATCATCGCCCTCGATGAACTCAAACGCACCCCCGGTCTGGAGAACATGCTCGTCATTCAGCGCGGGATGCGGCTCTCCGTGCAGCCGGTGACAGAAGCCGAATGGCGCATCGTGCTTACCTTGGCCGGTGAGGCCGACCGGCCGGCGTGA
- a CDS encoding aminoacetone oxidase family FAD-binding enzyme, with protein sequence MPTGPMPTCDADIVIVGAGAAGLMAGIWAGRTAGPQARIVALDGAPRLGAKILVSGGGRCNVTHEQVTADDFAGSGPTFIHPVLRQFDVPATVAFFNELGVPLKREATGKLFPVTDRARTVLDALLTAATAAGVVCRHPCRVEVVQPTAHGFLVGGPWGTVTARQVILATGGRSLPKSGSDGSGYHLATALGHTITPTFPALVPLLLPPNHPLCDRRGISTPAAMSVRVGSRTLAAVTGALLCTHFGLSGPATLDISRHWLAARQKGLAAQLVINWLPELPPGRFEQQLLSLGRTTVLRFLGEHLPERLAQLLLELAAVPLARTGAQLTRTERQALVTTVLRWVAPVTGDRGFTCAETTAGGVPLRELDVSRMASRRCPGLYCCGEICDVDGRIGGFNFQWAWSSGYVAGVAAARALRMASDSLRQA encoded by the coding sequence ATGCCAACCGGCCCCATGCCAACCTGCGATGCCGACATCGTTATCGTCGGTGCGGGCGCGGCCGGATTGATGGCCGGCATCTGGGCGGGCCGGACGGCCGGGCCGCAGGCGCGCATCGTGGCGCTGGATGGTGCGCCGCGCCTGGGGGCAAAAATTCTCGTCTCCGGCGGCGGGCGCTGCAACGTGACGCACGAACAGGTGACCGCCGATGATTTCGCCGGTTCCGGGCCGACCTTCATTCACCCTGTGCTGCGGCAGTTTGACGTACCTGCCACGGTTGCGTTCTTCAATGAACTCGGCGTGCCGCTCAAGCGGGAAGCCACCGGCAAGCTCTTTCCCGTCACCGACCGCGCGCGGACGGTCCTCGATGCCCTGCTCACGGCAGCCACAGCGGCCGGGGTTGTGTGTCGTCATCCCTGCCGGGTTGAAGTCGTACAGCCGACCGCACATGGCTTTCTGGTTGGCGGCCCCTGGGGGACAGTGACGGCCCGGCAGGTCATTCTCGCCACGGGCGGCAGGAGCCTGCCCAAGTCGGGTTCGGATGGCTCCGGCTATCACCTGGCAACGGCACTGGGACACACCATCACGCCGACGTTTCCGGCGCTCGTCCCGCTGCTGCTTCCGCCAAACCATCCGCTGTGTGACCGGCGTGGCATCAGTACGCCGGCCGCCATGTCCGTCAGGGTTGGAAGCCGGACGCTGGCGGCCGTTACCGGGGCGCTGCTGTGTACGCATTTCGGATTGTCTGGCCCGGCGACGCTCGACATCAGTCGGCACTGGCTGGCGGCACGGCAGAAAGGGCTGGCGGCACAGCTTGTCATCAACTGGTTGCCGGAACTGCCGCCGGGCCGGTTTGAGCAGCAGTTGCTGTCGCTGGGGCGGACAACCGTCCTGCGGTTTTTGGGCGAGCATCTGCCAGAGCGTCTGGCGCAGCTTCTGCTCGAACTGGCTGCGGTTCCCCTCGCCCGTACCGGAGCGCAACTGACCCGTACCGAACGGCAGGCGCTGGTCACCACCGTGCTGCGGTGGGTGGCGCCGGTCACTGGTGATCGTGGATTTACCTGTGCGGAAACAACCGCCGGCGGCGTGCCGCTCCGGGAACTCGATGTCAGCCGCATGGCCTCGCGGCGCTGTCCGGGGCTGTACTGTTGCGGGGAAATCTGCGACGTGGACGGCCGCATCGGGGGCTTCAACTTTCAGTGGGCCTGGTCAAGCGGCTACGTGGCCGGCGTTGCGGCAGCCCGCGCCCTTCGCATGGCGTCGGACAGCTTGCGCCAGGCTTAG
- a CDS encoding type II secretion system F family protein, translating into MPEFTCRLGTPSGDIVTRIVEANGIEELRARLQNEGFRIFAIERPVRQALSRSLFGGVKVKSQEFLLYNQQLATLLRAGLPLLQVLNILIRRQPPGAFRTVLEDVERRITRGALLSEAYGEHPDVFPRLLTASVLAGERSGELDAVLERYVTYAKATAEVRRKLIKTLTYPAVLTVASVALVALLTTYVIPKFATLYESSQSQLPLVTVYVVAVSKAVESNMSWAGPLLLAALLGFFIWRRTTHGRDVLDGLLLRLPIVGDIIRQSTTVRFCRSAATLLNGGLPLLESLDIASEVIGNRRIARTMPDVVRGIQEGKTLVEVLERAAWLPPLATDMIGVGEQSGALVTMLDEVAQFYEAELDVKIASLTALVEPVVLTFMGTIVLIVVMALYLPILSFATGGAAAR; encoded by the coding sequence ATGCCTGAGTTTACCTGCCGCCTGGGGACTCCCAGCGGTGACATTGTGACCCGGATCGTTGAAGCCAACGGGATTGAAGAGCTGCGAGCCCGCCTGCAAAACGAGGGGTTTCGCATTTTCGCCATCGAGCGTCCGGTACGGCAGGCGCTGTCCCGGTCCCTGTTCGGTGGCGTCAAGGTCAAATCCCAGGAATTTCTTCTTTACAACCAGCAGTTGGCCACGCTGCTCCGCGCCGGGCTGCCGCTGCTTCAGGTGCTGAACATTCTGATTCGCCGTCAGCCGCCGGGCGCCTTTCGCACGGTGCTGGAAGATGTCGAGCGGCGCATTACCCGTGGTGCCCTGCTTTCGGAGGCGTACGGTGAGCATCCCGACGTGTTTCCCCGTCTGCTGACGGCTTCGGTGCTTGCCGGGGAGCGCTCCGGGGAACTGGATGCGGTGCTGGAGCGGTACGTGACGTATGCCAAGGCGACCGCCGAAGTACGGCGCAAGCTCATCAAGACGCTGACCTACCCGGCCGTCCTCACCGTGGCTTCCGTGGCTCTGGTGGCCCTGCTGACCACCTATGTCATTCCCAAGTTTGCCACGTTGTATGAGTCGTCCCAGAGCCAGTTGCCGCTGGTGACGGTCTATGTTGTGGCGGTGTCGAAGGCCGTTGAGAGCAACATGTCGTGGGCCGGGCCGTTGCTTCTGGCCGCATTGCTGGGCTTCTTTATCTGGCGGCGCACGACCCACGGGCGCGACGTGCTGGATGGTCTGCTGCTCAGGTTGCCCATTGTCGGCGACATCATCCGGCAGTCCACGACCGTCCGGTTCTGCCGCAGCGCCGCCACCCTGCTCAACGGCGGGCTGCCGCTTCTGGAATCGCTCGACATTGCTTCCGAAGTGATTGGCAACCGGCGCATTGCCAGGACGATGCCCGATGTCGTGCGCGGGATTCAGGAAGGGAAGACCCTCGTCGAGGTGCTGGAACGGGCGGCCTGGCTCCCCCCTCTGGCCACGGACATGATTGGTGTGGGCGAACAATCCGGCGCGCTCGTGACGATGCTCGATGAGGTGGCCCAGTTTTATGAAGCCGAACTCGATGTGAAAATTGCTTCGCTCACGGCGCTCGTCGAGCCGGTGGTGCTGACCTTTATGGGCACCATTGTGCTCATCGTCGTCATGGCGCTTTACTTACCCATCCTGAGTTTTGCAACGGGAGGTGCGGCGGCGCGCTGA
- a CDS encoding alpha/beta hydrolase, whose translation MASPHPVTTTTQPTATPREDTSSWGRWLKRLGLVAAGVTAGYVAASVAIAIPLSVLLVSPRPKRRRHLESMRLRDYLWARRIPYRETQFTSYDGTKLTGWFLDRGWWRPTVVGLHGVTGNRTSLIRFGVILYDAGFNVFLFDGRAHGYSGGRFVTYGYHEVRDVSAALDHISKKFRLRDQHFGLVGISMGAAIALQTAARDPRIAAVWAESPFSSLQKISREYVADVLHMPSTAIAPTTWVAELIANYRGNFSISDVNPLAVAGRITCPVQLVHGLADDFVRPHHSQAIFEALVNAREKDLWLVEGATHARCYRAAMEEHQVRLPDFFRRHLGR comes from the coding sequence ATGGCGTCACCGCATCCCGTCACCACCACCACCCAGCCCACAGCCACCCCGCGTGAGGACACCTCTTCCTGGGGACGCTGGCTGAAGCGGCTTGGACTCGTCGCGGCCGGAGTCACGGCCGGCTATGTCGCTGCCTCGGTGGCCATTGCCATTCCGCTTTCCGTACTGCTGGTTTCCCCGCGCCCCAAGCGCCGCCGCCACCTGGAGAGCATGCGGCTGCGCGATTACCTCTGGGCACGGCGCATTCCCTACCGCGAAACGCAGTTTACCTCCTACGACGGCACGAAACTCACCGGCTGGTTTCTGGACCGTGGCTGGTGGCGGCCCACGGTGGTCGGTCTGCACGGCGTGACCGGCAACCGGACGAGCCTCATCCGGTTTGGCGTCATCCTCTACGACGCCGGGTTCAACGTGTTTTTGTTCGACGGCCGCGCCCACGGGTACAGCGGCGGGCGCTTTGTCACCTACGGCTACCACGAGGTACGCGATGTCAGCGCGGCGCTTGACCACATTTCCAAAAAGTTCCGCCTGCGGGACCAGCACTTCGGTCTGGTTGGAATTTCCATGGGCGCTGCCATTGCCCTTCAGACGGCGGCGCGGGACCCGCGCATTGCCGCTGTCTGGGCCGAAAGCCCGTTTTCATCGCTGCAAAAAATTTCACGCGAGTATGTCGCCGACGTGCTGCACATGCCCTCCACGGCAATAGCCCCCACCACCTGGGTGGCTGAACTCATCGCCAACTACCGGGGCAACTTTTCGATCTCGGATGTCAATCCGCTGGCCGTGGCCGGCAGGATTACCTGCCCGGTGCAGCTTGTGCACGGTCTGGCCGACGACTTCGTGCGCCCCCATCACTCGCAGGCCATTTTCGAGGCGCTGGTCAACGCCCGGGAAAAAGACCTGTGGCTTGTGGAGGGAGCCACGCATGCCCGGTGCTACCGCGCCGCCATGGAGGAACACCAGGTGCGGCTGCCGGACTTCTTCCGCCGCCACCTGGGGCGCTAG
- a CDS encoding type II secretion system protein gives MKNGWSLHIKDGQRPGRPGTNPMAAGRPAPSGVWRWMGSVRAAQRGSSLLEMIITLAILAILTSAALPLARTAARSRQETELRRALREIRFAIDRYKEFNDQTGGQRIPAELRTPSGYPKNLEVLSEGFVPVGNVDGRKIFFLRRLPIDPMTGKADWQIRSSQDDPDSSLSMGDDVFDVRSRSTATALDGTRYDEW, from the coding sequence GTGAAGAACGGATGGTCTCTCCACATCAAAGACGGGCAGCGGCCGGGACGCCCCGGCACCAACCCGATGGCTGCTGGCCGGCCGGCTCCGTCCGGGGTATGGCGCTGGATGGGAAGCGTCCGCGCGGCACAGCGTGGCTCATCCCTGCTGGAGATGATCATCACCCTGGCGATTCTGGCCATCCTGACCAGCGCCGCCCTGCCCCTGGCGCGCACGGCCGCCCGAAGCCGGCAGGAAACCGAACTACGGCGGGCCCTGCGTGAAATCCGCTTCGCCATTGACCGCTACAAGGAGTTCAATGACCAGACCGGGGGGCAACGCATTCCGGCCGAGTTGCGTACGCCAAGTGGCTACCCCAAAAACCTGGAAGTGCTCTCCGAGGGGTTCGTCCCGGTCGGCAACGTGGATGGCAGGAAAATCTTTTTTCTGCGGCGGCTTCCGATTGATCCGATGACGGGCAAGGCCGACTGGCAAATCCGTAGCTCACAGGATGACCCGGATTCATCACTTTCCATGGGGGACGATGTGTTTGATGTCCGGTCACGTTCGACGGCTACGGCCCTGGATGGAACACGCTATGACGAATGGTGA